One part of the Lotus japonicus ecotype B-129 chromosome 2, LjGifu_v1.2 genome encodes these proteins:
- the LOC130739220 gene encoding uncharacterized protein LOC130739220: MQQIEQQQESNVDSFLCPSFSTYSTNKLNDIAERVTRDQNDNEENDFEFVAFRKGDGVYIDGQSARVFPIFNRENLTTEAERHRAGEKSSGAEENTAAIRVAFGSLLVGNEEEGSDRSTSSSSEEEVEVEVEVEGEMEAVAAGSFCLWTPKSVQASASPSRCKKSNSTGSSTSTPSKRWKLLSFLRRSNSEGVRLSSSSSSSLASNSVKKGAKLSEGSTARVAGKMVPVARNGGGKKAPAAALEGLYVRKGEIIRRKSYLSYRQELGFGVGLNAIGRGFPLQ, encoded by the coding sequence atgcagCAAATAGAACAACAACAAGAGAGTAACGTGGACTCGTTTCTGTGTCCAAGTTTCAGCACTTACTCCACCAACAAGCTAAACGACATCGCCGAACGTGTTACAAGAGATCAAAACGACAACGAAGAAAACGACTTTGAATTCGTCGCGTTTCGTAAGGGGGATGGGGTTTACATTGACGGCCAATCGGCTCGTGTTTTCCCGATCTTCAACCGTGAAAACTTGACAACGGAGGCGGAGCGCCACCGCGCCGGAGAAAAATCTTCCGGCGCGGAGGAGAATACGGCGGCGATTCGAGTCGCGTTTGGGAGTTTGCTGGTTGGGAACGAGGAGGAAGGATCGGATCGGTCAACGTCGTCATCGTCGGAGGAGGAGGTGgaagtggaggtggaggtggagggtgAGATGGAGGCGGTTGCGGCGGGATCGTTCTGCTTGTGGACTCCGAAATCGGTGCAGGCGTCGGCGTCGCCTAGTAGATGCAAGAAGAGCAATTCGACGGGATCGTCGACGTCGACGCCGTCGAAGAGATGGAAGCTTCTGAGTTTTCTCCGGCGGAGTAACAGCGAAGGAGTGCGGCTGTCGTCGTCCTCATCGTCGTCGTTAGCGTCGAATTCGGTGAAGAAGGGAGCGAAATTGTCGGAGGGAAGCACTGCTAGAGTCGCCGGAAAAATGGTTCCGGTGGCGAGGAACGGCGGAGGGAAGAAGGCTCCGGCGGCGGCGCTGGAGGGATTGTATGTGAGGAAAGGagagattataaggagaaaGTCGTATTTGTCGTATCGGCAGGAGCTGGGTTTCGGTGTGGGACTCAATGCTATTGGAAGAGGATTTCCTCTTCAGTAG